In Nicotiana tabacum cultivar K326 chromosome 11, ASM71507v2, whole genome shotgun sequence, a single window of DNA contains:
- the LOC107774894 gene encoding aspartic proteinase PCS1-like — protein sequence MEIYKAFLLLFLSFLHITIAKNSHENKPFSLSFPLTTTPLLSQNFSTKSIFQSSKAMTRIPSLSYKSNFKYSMALIVTLPIGTPPQNQEMVLDTGSQLSWIQCDKKTPKKPPPTTSFDPSLSSSFSALPCNHPLCKPRIPDFTLPTSCDQNRLCHYSYFYADGTLAEGNLVREKFTFSNSQITPPLILGCATESSDDKGILGMNLGRFSFASQAKVQKFSYCVPSRQGNLLPSGTFYLGQNPNSHMFQYINLLTFPQSQRMPNLDPLAYTIGMVGINIGGKRLNISERVFRPNAGGSGQTMIDSGTQYTFLVEEAYNKVREEIIKLVGSKLKKGYVYGGSLDMCFDTINSVQVGQLIGDMTLEFENRVEIMINKEKMLDDVGGGVHCIGIGRSDSLGIASNIIGNFHQQNLWVEFDLSNRRVGFGKAECK from the coding sequence ATGGAAATTTACAAAGCTTTCTTGCTTCTATTTCTTAGTTTTCTTCATATAACAATAGCTAAAAACTCCCATGAAAATAAAccattttcactttcttttcctcTTACTACAACCCCTTTATTATCTCAAAACTTTTCTACTAAATCCATTTTTCAATCTTCTAAAGCCATGACTAGAATTCCATCTTTAAGTTATAAATCAAATTTCAAATATTCAATGGCTTTAATTGTTACACTTCCTATAGGGACACCTCCACAAAATCAAGAAATGGTTTTAGATACTGGAAGTCAACTTTCTTGGATTCAATGTGATAAAAAAACTCCTAAAAAACCACCTCCTACTACTTCATTTGATCCTTCTTTATCCTCTTCTTTTTCTGCTCTTCCTTGTAATCATCCACTTTGTAAGCCGCGAATTCCCGATTTTACCCTCCCAACATCGTGTGACCAAAACCGTTTGTGCCACTATTCTTACTTCTATGCTGATGGTACTTTAGCTGAGGGTAATTTGGTACGAGAAAAATTTACCTTCtccaattcccaaattacccctccTTTAATTCTTGGTTGTGCGACGGAGTCTAGTGATGACAAGGGTATTTTGGGAATGAATCTTGGACGGTTCTCTTTTGCTTCCCAAGCTAAGGTACAAAAATTCTCTTATTGTGTGCCTAGTAGACAAGGGAACTTATTACCTAGTGGAACATTTTACCTAGGTCAAAATCCCAATTCACATATGTTTCAATACATAAATCTTTTGACTTTTCCTCAAAGTCAACGCATGCCAAATTTGGACCCCCTAGCTTACACTATTGGTATGGTAGGGATAAATATTGGCGGGAAAAGATTAAACATATCCGAGAGGGTTTTCCGGCCTAACGCTGGTGGTTCCGGCCAGACGATGATTGATTCCGGCACCCAGTACACTTTCCTAGTGGAAGAAGCTTATAATAAAGTCCGAGAAGAAATTATTAAGTTAGTAGGTTCGAAATTGAAGAAGGGGTACGTTTATGGTGGTTCGCTTGATATGTGCTTCGATACTATAAATTCTGTACAAGTCGGACAATTAATAGGCGATATGACGTTAGAATTTGAAAATCGAGTTGAGATTATGATTAATAAAGAGAAAATGTTGGATGACGTAGGTGGAGGAGTTCATTGTATAGGGATTGGACGATCGGATTCACTTGGAATAGCAAGTAATATTATTGGAAATTTTCATCAACAAAATTTATGGGTAGAATTTGATTTGAGTAATAGAAGAGTGGGTTTTGGAAAAGCAGAGTGTAAGTAG